Proteins encoded within one genomic window of Chelatococcus sp. HY11:
- a CDS encoding glutamate decarboxylase, translated as MAQENSNLETRSELLDDIYSSEDLSLRLPKSGFPAIAREPQHVFAAVRDELMLDGNSRQNLATFCQTWVDDEIRDLMALSIDKNMIDKDEYPQTAEIERRCVAMVADLWNAPDPTGTLGCSTVGSSEAAMLGGLALKWQWRKKRLAAGKPADKPNLICGPVQICWHKFARYFDVELREIPLEGDRLIMNTEEVLKRVDENTIGVVPTMGVTFTCQFEPVKAVSDALDKLQADTGLDIPIHVDGASGGFLAPFCAPDLVWDFRLPRVKSINTSGHKFGLSPLGVGWVVWRERGDLPEDLVFNVNYLGGNMPDFALNFSRPGGQVISQYYNFIRLGREGYAKIQNACYATAEYLAREIAAMGPFEVLFNGDKSAGIPALCWKLKDADGIGGYTLYDFADRLRSRGWQVPAYSLPAKREDLVIQRILVRHGVSRDLGSLLLDDMRRALDFFVKHPVVKPLTEEEASGFNHN; from the coding sequence GTGGCACAAGAGAATTCAAACTTAGAGACCCGCAGCGAACTTCTGGACGATATTTACTCGTCTGAGGATTTGTCGTTGCGTCTTCCTAAATCAGGTTTTCCGGCCATCGCGCGGGAGCCTCAACACGTCTTCGCAGCGGTTCGCGATGAGCTGATGCTCGACGGCAATTCCCGGCAGAACCTCGCGACGTTCTGCCAGACCTGGGTCGACGACGAGATTCGCGACCTGATGGCGCTGTCGATCGACAAGAACATGATCGACAAGGACGAGTATCCCCAAACGGCGGAGATCGAGAGGCGCTGCGTCGCGATGGTTGCCGATCTGTGGAACGCGCCCGATCCGACCGGCACGTTAGGCTGCTCCACTGTCGGCTCGTCTGAGGCGGCGATGCTCGGGGGCCTCGCGCTCAAATGGCAGTGGCGGAAGAAGCGGCTTGCCGCTGGCAAGCCTGCCGACAAACCCAATCTCATCTGTGGCCCCGTGCAGATCTGCTGGCACAAGTTTGCCCGCTACTTTGATGTCGAGCTGCGCGAAATCCCCCTTGAGGGCGACCGCCTCATCATGAATACTGAGGAGGTCCTGAAGCGTGTTGACGAGAACACGATCGGGGTGGTGCCAACCATGGGCGTCACGTTCACCTGTCAGTTCGAGCCGGTGAAGGCGGTCAGCGACGCGCTTGACAAGTTGCAGGCGGATACCGGGCTGGACATTCCGATCCATGTCGATGGCGCGTCAGGCGGCTTCCTTGCGCCATTTTGCGCGCCGGATCTCGTCTGGGACTTCCGGCTGCCACGCGTGAAGTCCATCAACACCTCCGGGCACAAGTTCGGCCTTTCGCCCCTCGGCGTGGGTTGGGTGGTCTGGCGCGAGAGAGGCGACCTTCCCGAGGATCTCGTGTTCAACGTGAACTACCTCGGCGGCAACATGCCGGACTTCGCGCTTAACTTTTCCCGCCCTGGTGGGCAGGTCATTTCGCAGTACTACAACTTCATCCGTCTTGGGCGTGAAGGTTACGCGAAGATCCAGAACGCCTGCTACGCGACTGCCGAGTACCTTGCCCGTGAAATCGCGGCGATGGGGCCGTTCGAGGTTCTCTTCAACGGTGACAAGTCCGCCGGCATTCCCGCCCTTTGCTGGAAGCTGAAGGACGCTGACGGTATTGGCGGCTATACGCTATATGACTTCGCCGATCGTCTCCGCAGCCGTGGCTGGCAGGTTCCGGCCTATTCGCTGCCGGCCAAGCGGGAAGATCTCGTGATTCAGCGTATCCTTGTACGGCACGGCGTCAGCCGCGATCTCGGGTCGCTGCTGCTCGACGACATGCGCCGCGCGTTGGACTTCTTCGTCAAGCATCCGGTGGTGAAGCCGCTGACGGAAGAAGAAGCCAGCGGCTTCAATCACAATTAA
- a CDS encoding helix-turn-helix transcriptional regulator, translating into MSEDQWGAALDATARLSGSTGAVLYAKGKDGWTFPAYSACVGEALQAYVTEGWSQHNPWLEGHMEAGFRVGDVYRDLDIVTSREMRTNPFYTEFLRRFDLGRQMVAIIYSDLGNPTCLVSHREMKKGPFKKNELKTHLLVARHVEQALRVTSKLVRNEAENRTYSEIFNAVDSAMIVFDGDQRPVKLNHAAEALIGNFFHYEKGHLTPVRDEDARAFSSIFAAARKIQTLANDAPHPIAIGDRDGKERIAVWTSPLVGATADKLGFVEAKNSVLMLAQPLRRNRGIDPTVIRSIYGLSTGEARLASLLVSGRTVKEAAKELELTEGTARFVLSQIFTKVGVHRQSELVAQMQDLGRHGSDRKK; encoded by the coding sequence TTGAGTGAGGACCAGTGGGGTGCGGCCCTTGATGCTACGGCGCGTCTCTCGGGATCCACAGGCGCGGTTCTGTATGCGAAAGGAAAGGATGGCTGGACCTTTCCAGCCTACTCAGCGTGTGTGGGCGAGGCGTTGCAAGCCTATGTGACGGAGGGGTGGTCGCAGCACAACCCATGGCTGGAAGGCCATATGGAAGCAGGCTTCCGCGTGGGCGACGTCTATCGCGATCTCGATATCGTTACATCGCGCGAGATGAGGACCAACCCCTTCTACACGGAGTTTCTGCGCAGATTTGACCTAGGGAGGCAGATGGTTGCCATCATCTATTCGGATCTTGGCAACCCGACCTGTCTCGTCTCGCATAGGGAAATGAAGAAAGGACCATTCAAGAAGAACGAGTTGAAAACGCATTTGCTGGTCGCGCGGCACGTGGAGCAAGCGCTTCGCGTCACGTCGAAACTAGTCAGGAACGAAGCTGAGAACCGTACCTACTCGGAGATATTCAACGCTGTCGATTCCGCTATGATCGTCTTTGATGGCGATCAGCGGCCCGTGAAGCTGAACCACGCGGCGGAAGCCCTCATCGGGAATTTTTTCCATTACGAGAAGGGGCACCTGACGCCGGTGCGGGATGAAGACGCTCGTGCTTTTTCCTCTATTTTCGCGGCCGCGCGGAAAATTCAAACCCTAGCAAATGATGCTCCCCATCCAATCGCGATTGGTGACAGGGACGGAAAGGAACGGATCGCGGTTTGGACATCACCTCTCGTTGGGGCGACCGCTGACAAGCTGGGATTTGTGGAGGCGAAGAACAGTGTCTTGATGCTAGCCCAGCCACTCCGCCGCAACCGTGGGATCGATCCGACCGTCATTCGCAGTATCTATGGCCTCTCGACCGGCGAAGCTCGGCTGGCGTCGCTGTTGGTGAGCGGTCGAACGGTGAAGGAGGCGGCAAAGGAATTGGAGCTGACCGAGGGCACAGCTCGTTTCGTCCTGAGCCAGATTTTTACAAAAGTGGGCGTCCATCGCCAATCGGAGCTTGTCGCCCAGATGCAAGATCTGGGGCGCCATGGATCTGATCGCAAGAAATAA